From Methanobacterium congolense, one genomic window encodes:
- a CDS encoding iron-containing alcohol dehydrogenase has translation MNFNMYVPTRILFGPGELNNLHEQKMPGKKAMVVISNGKSTKTNGYLKRTEEQLKLAGVETVLFDKVEANPLKSTVMTGSDIARVNDCDFIVALGGGSCIDASKAIAVMATNNGDYWDYIPSGSGKGKPVNNKPLPVVAITTTAGTGSEVDPWAVVTHEENHEKIGRGGDDTFPVIAVVDPELMTTVPPKLTAYQGFDALFHSVEGYVSKGVNLMSDMYAITAIENVSRNLEKAVKDGNDLEAREKVAFGSTLSGVVESVGLCTSQHALEHAMSAFHQELPHGAGLIMISKAYFTHLINKQACDDRFVKMAQAMGMGDAKEPMDFITMMENLMEDCGVSNLKMSDYGIKPEEMETLAKNAKETMGFLFDTDRVELSIEDCVAIYEASYN, from the coding sequence ATGAATTTTAACATGTACGTACCTACAAGAATCTTATTCGGACCAGGAGAATTAAATAATTTACATGAACAAAAAATGCCTGGAAAGAAAGCTATGGTGGTTATATCCAATGGAAAATCCACAAAAACAAACGGCTATCTAAAAAGAACTGAAGAGCAGCTGAAACTAGCAGGTGTAGAAACTGTATTATTTGATAAAGTGGAAGCAAATCCCTTGAAATCAACTGTTATGACAGGAAGTGACATTGCCAGAGTTAATGATTGTGATTTCATAGTAGCTTTAGGTGGTGGAAGCTGTATAGATGCATCAAAGGCAATCGCAGTAATGGCAACCAATAATGGGGACTACTGGGATTACATTCCTTCAGGAAGTGGAAAAGGAAAACCAGTTAATAATAAACCACTTCCTGTAGTGGCTATTACAACAACGGCAGGTACCGGATCTGAAGTGGATCCCTGGGCTGTTGTTACACATGAAGAAAATCATGAGAAAATTGGAAGGGGTGGCGATGATACGTTTCCTGTGATTGCTGTTGTAGATCCTGAACTTATGACAACTGTTCCACCAAAATTAACAGCATATCAGGGCTTCGATGCATTATTCCATAGTGTTGAAGGCTACGTTTCTAAAGGAGTCAATCTCATGAGCGACATGTACGCCATCACAGCAATTGAAAATGTATCACGTAACCTGGAAAAGGCAGTTAAAGATGGAAACGATTTAGAGGCACGTGAAAAGGTTGCTTTTGGAAGCACACTTTCTGGTGTGGTTGAGAGTGTGGGTCTTTGTACAAGCCAGCATGCATTAGAACATGCAATGTCAGCATTCCATCAGGAACTTCCACATGGTGCAGGTCTCATCATGATCAGTAAAGCCTACTTCACACACTTGATTAATAAACAGGCCTGTGATGATAGATTTGTAAAAATGGCCCAGGCCATGGGCATGGGAGATGCAAAAGAACCTATGGACTTCATCACTATGATGGAAAACTTAATGGAAGATTGTGGAGTTTCAAACCTCAAAATGTCAGATTATGGAATCAAACCCGAAGAAATGGAAACATTAGCAAAGAATGCAAAGGAAACCATGGGATTCCTATTCGATACAGATAGGGTTGAACTTAGTATTGAAGATTGTGTGGCAATTTACGAGGCTTCCTACAATTAA